Within the Corynebacterium afermentans subsp. lipophilum genome, the region GGACGCGCTCGGTGCAGGCGCGGCTGGTGGGCGGAGTGGCGGAGATTCGCATCCCTGCGCACTTCACTGACGCGCAAGAGCGCGAGGCGGTGGCCGAGATGCTGGCCAAGCTCGAGCGCAAGACAAAGGCGCGCCCACGTGACGACGTCTCCTTGCGCACGCGCGCCGATTCCCTCAATAAGCACGTCCTGGACGGCCAGGCGCGCCTCGGCTCGATTAGGTGGGTGTCCAACCAGCGCTCGAGGTGGGGCTCCTGCACGGTGTCCACCGGCGACATCCGGATCAGCGACCGGTTAAAGCAGGTGCCGGACTACGTACTGGACGCGGTGATCGTGCACGAGCTAACGCACACGTTCATTCCGAACCACAGCAAAGAGTTCTACGAGTGGGCGGGCAAGGTGCCGTACGCGGAGCGCGCACGCGGCTACCTGGAGGCCTACCAGCGCTTCGGGTGAGGACCGCCCTTAAAGTTCCGTGCCGTCCTCGCGGCCGTCATCCTTGCCGTCGCCGTCTTCGCGCTTGAGCTCCGGGTTGTCGCGCAGCTCCTGCTCGAGCTTGGCAAACTCGTCGTCGAAGTCGGTGTCCGGCGCGTCGTCCAGCAGCGTGTCGATGAACGCAGCCGGGTTGTCCAGGTGCTCCGCCGACGGCAGGAAGTCCGGGTGGTTCCACACCTGGTCGCGGCGCTCGTTGCCCACGGCGGTGCCGATGCGGCGCCACAGCTCGGCGGCGTCGCGGGTGCGCGGCGCGCCCAGCTCGATGCCCACGATGTTGGCGAAGGCCTGCTCGGCGGAGCCGCCGGTGGCGCGGCGGCGCGCCCACGCCTCCGCCAGCTGCGGGGTGGACGGGATGCGCTCGCCGAGAGCCTCGGCCACCACGACGTCGACCCAACCTTCCACCAAGGCGATCAGCGTCTCCAGGCGGGAGGTGGCGCCGGCGTTGCGGGTGCCCACACGCGGGGAGAGGTCCTCGCCCTGCAAGTTCTGCAGCGCCTCCTGGATCTGCTGCGGGTCGCCGCCTTCCAAGTTGAGGTTGCGGACGATTTCCTCGATGTGGGAGGTGTCGATCTCCAAACCGGCGGCGTATTCCTCCACGGAGGAGACGATGCGCTCCACCAGCCACGGCACGTGGCGGAACAGGCGCTGGCGCGCGGCGATGTAGACCATCACTTCCTGGCCGGCCAGGTCCAATCCCTTGGAAATCTCGGTGACGTTGCGCGGCAGTATCGCGGCGGTGCCGGCGGGGGCGACGGGCAGGCCGAAGTCGGAACCGGTCAGCGCCTGCTGCGCCAGATCGCCCAGCGCGTGGCCGAGCTTCATGCCGAACTGCATGGAGTTCATCTGGTTCATCATCCCGGCCATCGGGCCCATCATCTCCCGGGCCTGTTCCGGCATGGAGTCCAGCTGGGCGCGGTTCATGTGCTCCGCAACGGGGTTGACCAGTCGCTTCCACATCGGCATGGTCTGGTTCAGCCACTGCTCGGCGTTCCACGCCTCGGCTTTAGCCCCGCTTGCGGGCAGGTCCGTGGCTTCGTCCAACCACAGTTCCACTAAGCGCAGGGATTCCTCCGCCGCGCGGGTGTCCGCCTCGGAGACCGGGCTTGCACCGGCGATGCGCTGGCGCGCCATGCGCGCGGCCAGCTCAAAGTTCACCGCGTCGCCCGACGCCTGGGCGTTCATGGACGAGCCCATGCCGGAGAGCATCTGGCCCAGCTGGTTAAACATGTCGCCTAAGCCGCCCCCGCCGGGCTGGCCCCCGCCGAAGCCGAATGCGGCAAAGGGGTTGTTCGCGTCGCCGCGGCCGTTTCCGTCGCCGCCCCGATTGTTGCCGTCGCCTT harbors:
- a CDS encoding M48 family metallopeptidase; this encodes MAGRQTQKDSTPYRVIRSARRTRSVQARLVGGVAEIRIPAHFTDAQEREAVAEMLAKLERKTKARPRDDVSLRTRADSLNKHVLDGQARLGSIRWVSNQRSRWGSCTVSTGDIRISDRLKQVPDYVLDAVIVHELTHTFIPNHSKEFYEWAGKVPYAERARGYLEAYQRFG
- a CDS encoding zinc-dependent metalloprotease is translated as MTNGFGFSFPNDSNDDGEGDGNNRGGDGNGRGDANNPFAAFGFGGGQPGGGGLGDMFNQLGQMLSGMGSSMNAQASGDAVNFELAARMARQRIAGASPVSEADTRAAEESLRLVELWLDEATDLPASGAKAEAWNAEQWLNQTMPMWKRLVNPVAEHMNRAQLDSMPEQAREMMGPMAGMMNQMNSMQFGMKLGHALGDLAQQALTGSDFGLPVAPAGTAAILPRNVTEISKGLDLAGQEVMVYIAARQRLFRHVPWLVERIVSSVEEYAAGLEIDTSHIEEIVRNLNLEGGDPQQIQEALQNLQGEDLSPRVGTRNAGATSRLETLIALVEGWVDVVVAEALGERIPSTPQLAEAWARRRATGGSAEQAFANIVGIELGAPRTRDAAELWRRIGTAVGNERRDQVWNHPDFLPSAEHLDNPAAFIDTLLDDAPDTDFDDEFAKLEQELRDNPELKREDGDGKDDGREDGTEL